In the genome of Ictalurus furcatus strain D&B chromosome 13, Billie_1.0, whole genome shotgun sequence, one region contains:
- the lrit1b gene encoding leucine-rich repeat, immunoglobulin-like domain and transmembrane domain-containing protein 1b codes for MFIFLCLCLGLAFFGRLPVLSSACPAQCRCFYHKLSDGSKARSVLCGDPELTSIPTDLPSDVSKLRIEKTDITQISSEAFISLRNLEFLWMSFNSLSVLHVDSFRGLSVLNELRLEGNFIASFPWESLTDMPNLRLLDLHDNKITSIPAEAAVYVKNLTYLDLSSNSLSTLPSEVLLMWFSAKPAQDAENSKMILGLHDNPWQCDCRLFDLVQFQKSPSSSSAFIDTHLRCSEPDSFSGVLFLDVEIRRCQVPRVHTAVAKVRSSVGNNVLLRCGTVGVPVPELTWSRADGKAINGTVHEEVSNEGITWSILSILAMSSQDSGQYICRATNFVGGANAVISLVISETRQVSEAAVKKMAYQEKLIARYVPPTSTSVDVPIIKPFNGSKSTGSSEIERYSTSDGVLDGKTTENSLEMDVAENVLNDLAANASSLQQGPERRVVRSVKVIGDTDHTVSINWRAPSATNTTWFSVLYAVFGERDMRRINVSPGKHRTTIEGLVPKTKYIACVCVKGLIPKKEQCVIFSTDEAASASSTQKLINVVVITVACVIAVPLTLIVCCGALKRRLQKLMGRRSKDIQDSYVTFETLTPGGKAKGTEGEYLTHLNQDESNRLLSARSSVDSEAINRTDGHPNEYYC; via the exons GAGTGTACTGTGCGGTGATCCTGAGCTCACCTCCATCCCCACCGACCTCCCCTCGGATGTTTCAAAGCTCCGTATTGAAAAGACTGACATTACCCAAATCTCCAGCGAGGCCTTTATCTCCCTGAGAAATCTTGAATTCCTCTGGATGTCCTTCAACTCTCTTTCCGTTCTCCATGTGGACAGTTTCCGTGGCCTGAGCGTGCTCAACGAGCTTCGTCTCGAGGGTAATTTCATCGCCTCGTTCCCGTGGGAGAGTTTAACCGACATGCCCAACCTCAGGCTCCTGGATTTGCACGACAACAAGATCACCAGCATCCCGGCTGAGGCAGCCGTCTATGTTAAAAACCTCACTTACCTCGATTTGTCCAGCAACAGTCTGAGTACACTGCCGTCTGAAGTGCTGCTGATGTGGTTCTCCGCTAAACCTGCACAGGATGCTGAAAACTCAAAGATGATTTTGG GTCTTCATGATAACCCGTGGCAGTGTGACTGTCGCTTGTTTGACCTGGTTCAGTTCCAGAAGTCTCCGTCTTCCTCATCAGCCTTCATCGACACTCACCTGCGCTGCTCAGAGCCTGACAGTTTTTCCGGTGTGCTCTTCTTGGATGTGGAGATACGGAGGTGCCAGGTACCACGGGTCCACACAGCCGTGGCGAAGGTTCGCAGCTCAGTAGGCAACAACGTCCTGCTCCGCTGCGGCACCGTTGGAGTGCCGGTGCCTGAGCTCACCTGGTCCCGGGCTGATGGAAAAGCCATCAATGGTACAG TTCATGAGGAGGTTTCAAATGAAGGCATCACCTGGTCCATCCTCAGCATCCTCGCCATGTCCTCACAAGACTCAGGCCAATATATCTGCAGAGCCACTAATTTTGTTGGCGGCGCCAACGCCGTCATCTCTCTCGTTATTTCAGAAACGCGACAGGTCAGTGAGGCTGCTGTGAAGAAAATGGCATATCAAGAGAAACTCATCGCAAGATACGTTCCTCCAACCTCTACTTCTGTAGATGTTCCCATCATCAAGCCGTTTAATGGATCGAAATCCACAGGGTCATCTGAGATCGAGCGCTACAGCACGTCTGACGGTGTCCTGGATGGCAAAACCACAGAGAACAGCTTAGAAATGGATGTGGCTGAGAATGTGTTGAACGATTTGGCAGCCAACGCTTCCTCCCTCCAACAAGGTCCAGAGAGACGGGTGGTACGTTCCGTCAAAGTCATCGGAGACACCGATCACACAGTGTCAATTAATTGGCGAGCTCCATCTGCAACCAACACCACGTGGTTTAGTGTTCTTTATGCTGTGTTCGGTGAGAGAGACATGAGACGCATCAATGTCAGTCCCGGGAAGCACCGGACCACCATCGAAGGCCTTGTTCCGAAAACCAAGTATATtgcctgtgtatgtgtgaaaggTCTAATCCCAAAGAAGGAGCAGTGTGTGATCTTCTCAACCGATGAGGCAGCAAGTGCTAGTAGCACTCAGAAGCTTATCAACGTGGTGGTGATCACCGTGGCGTGTGTCATTGCAGTGCCTCTCACCTTGATCGTTTGCTGTGGGGCTCTGAAAAGACGACTCCAGAAGCTCATGGGAAGAAGATCGAAAGACATTCAGGACTCATACGTGACCTTCGAGACCCTCACACCAGGTGGCAAAGCTAAAGGGACGGAAGGGGAGTACCTCACCCACCTCAACCAAGATGAGTCCAACCGTCTGCTCTCGGCTCGCTCCAGTGTAGATTCAGAAGCTATAAACAGAACTGACGGACATCCTAATGAGTATTACTGCTAA